From the Acidilutibacter cellobiosedens genome, one window contains:
- a CDS encoding UvrD-helicase domain-containing protein: MNRENVIEITSDYVMEDVDCNFKIIAGPGAGKTYWLINHIKNVLKNSKKLHIVAKIACITYTNVAVEEIQDRLEINDDRVEVSTIHSFLYKNVVKPYIYLLKDDNGECIVNYQELGGHDEHVPSKGKVMLNKELCAEVKKRKRLETSLIQILGDLDWSFESGKIVLEPRHDWTKRACGKLIDTEFFTKYKRLFWDEGIIHHEDVLYFSYNILKKYSIIRNFISAKYPYIFIDEFQDTNPIQTQIIKWIGEQGSIIGVIGDPAQSIYKFQGASRDDFIKFNLHNQKDYIMTQNRRSTKEIINLLSHMRGEDIIKQSCYRKEQGKPIYYIEYENIKEVENIFHEIREEFCLNKDYCVITPSNKAVSKLKSKTNQCNSVIWDEIYKKDLDRGRLLEHIFSAQEIAKELRYEVAIKEMLKVFKTDKDGNLKGCFRNCAITSKLLKRSLAVALLEYMINNMETNMEKSVLNFYNDLNDEFFNQFDLKLTKASRGAFKDFAETLQVKELVDNLKLKEEKKATIRTIHKAKGAEFQSVLVFIENINDIEYLFDPDINHEEDNSRLYYVAFSRAEDFLCIAVPKMNKKKSERMNKLNIKCSN, translated from the coding sequence ATGAATAGGGAAAATGTAATAGAAATAACTTCTGATTATGTGATGGAAGATGTTGATTGCAACTTCAAAATTATTGCTGGGCCAGGAGCTGGGAAAACATACTGGTTAATTAACCATATTAAAAATGTTTTAAAGAACTCTAAAAAGCTACATATTGTGGCAAAAATAGCATGTATTACTTATACCAATGTTGCTGTTGAAGAAATTCAGGATCGATTAGAAATTAATGATGATAGAGTAGAGGTATCTACAATTCATAGCTTTTTATATAAGAATGTTGTTAAACCATACATATATCTATTAAAGGATGATAACGGAGAATGTATAGTTAATTATCAAGAATTGGGTGGGCATGATGAGCATGTTCCTAGTAAGGGCAAAGTTATGCTTAATAAAGAGCTTTGTGCAGAGGTCAAAAAAAGGAAAAGACTAGAAACATCACTTATACAAATATTAGGTGATTTAGATTGGTCATTTGAATCTGGTAAAATAGTACTCGAACCAAGACATGATTGGACTAAAAGAGCATGTGGTAAGCTGATAGATACGGAATTCTTTACTAAATATAAACGATTATTTTGGGATGAAGGAATAATACACCATGAAGACGTTTTATATTTTTCATATAATATTTTAAAAAAATATTCAATTATAAGGAATTTCATTTCTGCAAAATACCCGTATATCTTCATTGATGAATTTCAAGATACCAATCCAATTCAGACCCAAATAATAAAGTGGATAGGTGAACAAGGTTCTATTATTGGGGTAATTGGGGATCCAGCTCAATCAATTTATAAATTTCAAGGTGCATCGAGGGACGATTTTATAAAATTTAATTTACATAATCAAAAGGATTATATTATGACGCAGAATAGAAGAAGTACAAAAGAAATAATAAACTTACTCTCTCATATGAGAGGCGAAGATATAATCAAACAAAGTTGCTATAGAAAGGAACAAGGTAAACCAATTTATTATATAGAATATGAAAATATTAAAGAAGTGGAAAATATTTTTCATGAAATAAGAGAAGAATTTTGTTTAAACAAAGATTATTGTGTTATAACACCATCTAATAAGGCTGTTTCTAAATTAAAATCTAAAACGAATCAATGTAATAGTGTTATTTGGGATGAAATATATAAAAAAGATTTAGATAGAGGAAGATTACTTGAGCATATTTTTTCTGCACAAGAAATAGCCAAGGAATTGAGGTATGAAGTTGCCATTAAAGAGATGTTAAAAGTATTCAAAACAGATAAAGATGGTAACTTAAAAGGCTGTTTTAGAAATTGTGCGATAACAAGTAAGTTGTTAAAAAGAAGTTTGGCAGTAGCCCTTTTAGAATATATGATTAATAATATGGAAACTAACATGGAAAAATCAGTATTAAATTTTTATAATGATTTAAATGATGAATTTTTTAATCAGTTTGATCTTAAGTTAACTAAAGCATCTAGGGGAGCATTTAAAGACTTTGCAGAAACATTACAGGTCAAAGAACTTGTAGATAATTTAAAGCTTAAAGAAGAAAAGAAAGCTACTATTAGAACAATTCATAAAGCAAAAGGGGCTGAATTTCAATCGGTTTTAGTTTTTATAGAAAACATAAATGACATAGAATACTTATTTGATCCAGACATCAATCATGAAGAAGATAACAGCAGATTATATTATGTGGCTTTTAGCAGAGCAGAAGATTTTTTGTGTATTGCAGTACCAAAAATGAATAAAAAGAAAAGTGAAAGAATGAATAAATTAAATATAAAATGCAGTAATTGA
- a CDS encoding tyrosine-type recombinase/integrase → MDWIEEFRVALQKDGKSHNTVINYCSDIREYLIWFMDTYAKNFDGKILEQDAREYRNYLHNVIKLKPSSVNRKMTALKSYNQFLINLGTGTETAIYGISIADTHDREIQTIERNELNRFRRAVYSNGNKRDIAIIELLINTGIRVSELVSLTLDDIHITQRNGSQNYSYIIIRNGKGGKYREVPLNAQAKKAIEEYTSNRNYHHKKLFLGQRGPLRRETIDKIIKKYCRIAEIESFSAHTLRHTFCTRLMSKNVPISIISKLAGHSSIQTTVNFYVNVSRKNKMDAVNKLNML, encoded by the coding sequence ATGGACTGGATAGAAGAGTTTAGGGTTGCTTTACAAAAAGATGGCAAAAGCCATAATACCGTTATAAATTATTGTTCCGATATTAGAGAGTATTTGATTTGGTTTATGGATACATATGCAAAAAATTTCGATGGCAAAATTCTTGAACAGGACGCTCGTGAATACCGAAACTACTTGCACAATGTCATAAAGCTAAAACCATCCTCCGTAAACAGAAAAATGACCGCTCTGAAAAGTTATAACCAATTCCTAATTAATTTAGGAACTGGCACAGAAACGGCCATTTACGGTATTTCTATAGCTGATACTCATGATAGGGAAATACAAACTATAGAAAGAAACGAACTAAATAGATTCAGGCGTGCAGTATACTCAAATGGTAATAAAAGGGATATTGCAATAATAGAGCTTTTAATAAATACAGGCATACGAGTTTCAGAACTTGTTTCATTAACATTGGATGATATACATATTACCCAGCGAAATGGCAGCCAAAATTATTCTTACATCATTATCAGAAACGGAAAAGGCGGTAAATACAGGGAAGTTCCCTTGAATGCACAAGCAAAAAAAGCTATAGAGGAATACACTTCCAATAGAAATTACCATCATAAAAAATTGTTTCTAGGTCAAAGAGGTCCCCTACGTCGTGAAACAATAGATAAGATCATTAAAAAATATTGCCGTATTGCCGAAATAGAAAGCTTTTCTGCACATACCCTCCGTCATACATTTTGTACCCGCCTAATGTCCAAAAACGTCCCAATTTCTATAATATCTAAACTTGCAGGTCACAGCAGTATACAAACAACGGTAAATTTCTATGTAAATGTTTCCCGCAAAAACAAAATGGACGCTGTAAATAAACTCAATATGCTTTAA
- a CDS encoding helix-turn-helix domain-containing protein, whose amino-acid sequence MGNKFQAKIIKIEQESDGYRIFHQNKEKVVDSYKLHYGLLNFTINEQYNINRRGFYTAVYIEDSVIFSEELSLTEKLTYILVKSFCNTQKTAFPSIEYLSKTSGHSHTTLVEAIDGLTKKECISAARRRKRPDDKRYLNNIYTFDKTGSQYKTYVPLNIVFAKGLNIRAKMLYVFLLAKVKNGYMVVLPKKELKKFLGIKSWKTVSNHIKTLHRLGFIYTFCNGTKEVEREKSICFLIRRICPKELVITDEDWDVLEVI is encoded by the coding sequence ATGGGAAACAAGTTCCAGGCAAAAATAATAAAAATTGAACAAGAAAGTGATGGATATCGCATTTTCCATCAAAATAAAGAAAAAGTGGTTGATTCATATAAACTTCACTATGGTTTATTAAACTTTACCATTAACGAACAATACAACATAAACAGAAGAGGATTTTATACGGCAGTATATATTGAGGATTCGGTTATTTTCTCGGAGGAATTAAGTCTTACAGAAAAATTAACTTATATTCTAGTAAAATCTTTTTGCAATACTCAAAAGACTGCATTTCCATCTATTGAGTATTTATCGAAAACGTCAGGGCACTCACACACTACTTTAGTGGAGGCAATAGATGGGCTAACAAAAAAGGAATGTATTTCGGCCGCTCGAAGGCGAAAGCGGCCAGATGATAAACGATACCTTAATAACATTTATACTTTTGATAAAACAGGATCCCAATATAAGACTTACGTACCTTTAAATATAGTCTTTGCAAAGGGCTTAAATATCAGAGCAAAAATGTTATATGTTTTTCTTTTGGCAAAGGTTAAAAATGGTTATATGGTAGTATTACCAAAAAAAGAACTTAAAAAGTTTCTCGGCATAAAATCTTGGAAGACAGTAAGCAATCATATTAAAACATTACATCGATTAGGCTTTATATATACTTTTTGTAATGGAACCAAAGAGGTTGAAAGGGAAAAATCTATTTGCTTCTTAATAAGACGAATATGCCCGAAGGAACTAGTTATTACAGATGAAGACTGGGATGTATTGGAGGTGATATAA
- a CDS encoding DnaB-like helicase C-terminal domain-containing protein, translated as MDDRFYIYKFLDEDGNILYIGRTNDISRRILKEHFTALGHLPFNCYKSIEKIQYAELKNESEQVAYEAILINKLKPQYNVQFKDDGCFDVELPEFQWLDFKLPHDHYLEYLKGRKDKTQDIQDFLSNHIENWDENDDTLKTGFIAFDELIPIGSTDLILLAGDTTIGKTAYALNICAFVASKLNKKVLYVNLKEDGEILTEKLIATKSKLPLDKIRRYQLLEHEFQAYYNAVNELSKSNIQFTNLDYENKTIDKIINVIKSSSYDLIIIDDLQSIINDKDIYIKDKTLEIMQKLKSLTTDLKTPLILISGIPSEKMRSRVDHRPCLSDLEYDSMRTFPDIIKLLYRDEVYEVDSEKKNILEVIVAKNLLCINCIVELVFLKESSAIVNIEKKKSL; from the coding sequence ATGGATGACAGATTCTATATTTATAAATTTTTAGATGAAGATGGTAACATACTTTATATTGGTAGAACTAATGATATTAGTAGAAGAATATTAAAGGAACACTTTACTGCTCTAGGGCATCTTCCATTTAACTGTTATAAATCTATAGAAAAGATCCAATATGCAGAGCTAAAAAACGAATCGGAACAAGTGGCATACGAAGCCATTTTAATTAACAAATTAAAGCCACAGTATAATGTTCAATTTAAAGATGATGGATGTTTTGATGTTGAGTTACCAGAATTCCAGTGGTTAGATTTCAAATTACCACATGACCATTACTTGGAATATTTAAAGGGCAGAAAAGACAAAACTCAAGATATACAGGATTTTCTATCTAATCATATAGAAAATTGGGACGAAAATGATGACACATTAAAGACAGGTTTTATTGCATTTGATGAACTTATACCAATTGGTTCAACAGATCTTATTTTACTTGCAGGTGATACTACAATTGGGAAAACGGCATATGCACTAAATATTTGTGCTTTTGTGGCAAGTAAATTAAATAAGAAGGTATTATATGTTAATTTAAAAGAAGACGGTGAAATTTTAACAGAGAAGCTGATTGCCACTAAATCAAAATTGCCTTTAGATAAAATTAGGAGATATCAACTTCTTGAGCATGAGTTTCAGGCATATTATAATGCTGTAAATGAATTATCCAAAAGCAATATACAATTTACTAACCTAGATTATGAAAATAAAACTATAGATAAAATTATTAATGTAATAAAATCTAGTTCTTATGATTTGATAATCATTGATGATCTCCAATCCATTATTAATGACAAGGATATTTATATTAAAGATAAAACACTTGAGATTATGCAAAAACTAAAGAGTCTTACAACAGATCTAAAGACTCCATTGATTTTAATATCAGGAATTCCATCAGAAAAAATGAGGTCTAGAGTAGATCATAGACCATGTCTTTCTGACTTAGAATATGATAGTATGAGAACATTTCCAGACATAATTAAGTTATTATATAGAGATGAAGTTTATGAAGTGGATTCAGAGAAGAAAAACATTCTCGAAGTTATTGTAGCTAAAAATTTGTTATGTATAAATTGTATAGTTGAACTAGTTTTTCTAAAAGAAAGTTCTGCTATAGTTAATATTGAAAAGAAAAAGAGTCTATAA
- a CDS encoding toprim domain-containing protein produces MINKKIEREVIRKIDTIELMEDLDICFKYFGNEIRIVCPFHVGADGYNLSININKKVFKCFSNSCEQNGYNLVDLVMRLKRCNERDTVIRYMANLAGISIDYLGRNVKEVNNTKKGLAFKENTLQYIRELNSIKEKGNAYFKERQARTWHKELLQCRYAMNYLTKERGLTEGDIEDFYLGFDSNGKEIIFPVYSTEGKIKSVIKRTLSEEKAEIGGKYRVFGTKSECLYGLKELFNKGFDISKLILVEGAFDAIALQRIGFSAVAVLGDSLTKYQIKILNRLLPKEIVLCLDCDSVVKADDPGKEGMLRMINQFSKAGFDLDNIRVIQLTGFQDPDEIPEAEFRQMYERRIPALYFYLTQQIR; encoded by the coding sequence GTGATAAATAAAAAAATAGAACGAGAAGTAATCAGAAAAATAGATACGATTGAACTTATGGAGGATTTAGATATTTGCTTTAAATATTTTGGTAATGAGATACGCATAGTATGTCCTTTTCATGTTGGGGCTGATGGATATAATTTATCTATAAATATAAATAAAAAGGTTTTTAAATGTTTCAGCAATAGCTGTGAGCAAAATGGCTATAACTTGGTAGATCTAGTGATGCGTCTTAAAAGATGTAATGAAAGAGATACAGTTATTAGGTATATGGCAAATCTTGCGGGAATTAGTATTGATTATTTGGGTCGAAATGTAAAGGAAGTAAATAATACTAAAAAAGGTTTGGCCTTTAAGGAAAATACCCTGCAATATATAAGGGAATTGAACTCTATAAAAGAAAAAGGAAACGCTTATTTTAAAGAGAGACAAGCTAGAACTTGGCATAAAGAATTGTTGCAATGTAGGTATGCTATGAACTATCTTACTAAAGAGCGTGGGCTCACGGAAGGGGACATAGAGGATTTTTATTTAGGCTTTGACTCAAATGGAAAAGAAATAATCTTTCCCGTGTATTCAACCGAGGGAAAAATCAAATCCGTCATAAAAAGAACTTTATCAGAAGAAAAAGCCGAAATTGGTGGAAAATATAGGGTTTTTGGTACTAAAAGCGAATGCCTGTATGGCCTAAAAGAATTATTCAATAAGGGTTTTGATATAAGCAAATTAATTTTAGTGGAGGGCGCCTTCGATGCTATTGCGTTACAGAGAATAGGGTTTTCTGCTGTTGCAGTTCTGGGAGATTCTTTAACAAAATACCAAATTAAAATTCTAAATAGATTACTTCCAAAGGAAATAGTTTTATGTCTTGATTGTGATAGCGTGGTAAAGGCAGATGACCCTGGAAAGGAAGGAATGCTGCGGATGATTAATCAGTTTTCCAAGGCGGGTTTTGACCTTGATAATATAAGAGTAATTCAGTTAACAGGCTTTCAGGATCCTGATGAAATTCCAGAAGCTGAATTTAGGCAAATGTATGAAAGGCGTATTCCTGCACTATATTTTTATCTTACTCAACAAATAAGATGA